One stretch of Planococcus sp. PAMC 21323 DNA includes these proteins:
- a CDS encoding polysaccharide biosynthesis protein → MRIDKRYIRRVFHRSQKTFLISFRQVRSYVLEGFESFEKKLEQKSLSRIKHLTGKVVMITGAGGIIGSEISRQLLKLSPERILLVGHGPQSIYTVEYELKKQLGDLIEIIPIIINIQDKKKVFEVVERYMPDVIYHTAGNHQIDFTEEQFVEAVYDHAIGANNIAEAASRYHVGVFILVSSEQAEQPIDLKGTAKKLVEITVESIAKTGLTKYIIIRLPKNFYTDHLASKFYTVFEQQTEVIIAVHKILQVGGTTIAFDKGSLTNNKNKFVYTELPKQKELSQIEMARLLKQLKSASEDEVQELMISIIKH, encoded by the coding sequence ATGAGGATCGACAAACGATATATACGCAGAGTTTTTCATCGTTCTCAGAAGACTTTTCTTATTTCATTTCGGCAAGTACGTTCTTATGTATTGGAAGGATTTGAAAGTTTCGAAAAAAAACTTGAGCAGAAAAGCTTGTCGAGGATAAAACATCTTACAGGAAAAGTCGTAATGATTACTGGAGCAGGTGGAATAATCGGATCAGAAATTAGTCGTCAATTGCTGAAACTTTCGCCTGAGCGTATCTTGCTAGTTGGGCATGGTCCTCAATCAATTTATACAGTTGAATATGAGCTGAAAAAGCAATTAGGAGATCTAATAGAAATTATCCCTATTATCATTAATATACAAGATAAGAAAAAAGTTTTCGAAGTTGTTGAAAGATATATGCCAGATGTTATCTATCATACAGCGGGCAATCATCAAATTGATTTTACGGAAGAACAATTTGTAGAAGCCGTATATGACCATGCGATAGGTGCAAATAATATAGCAGAAGCGGCGAGTCGATATCATGTAGGTGTATTTATTCTCGTTTCCTCTGAACAGGCAGAACAGCCAATCGATCTGAAAGGAACTGCCAAAAAATTAGTTGAAATTACTGTCGAGAGTATAGCCAAAACTGGTTTGACAAAATACATTATTATCCGACTACCTAAAAATTTTTATACGGACCATTTAGCATCAAAATTTTATACAGTATTTGAGCAGCAAACAGAAGTGATCATCGCAGTTCATAAAATTCTTCAAGTTGGCGGTACTACGATTGCGTTTGATAAAGGAAGCTTAACTAACAACAAAAATAAATTTGTTTACACAGAACTTCCAAAGCAGAAAGAGCTTAGTCAAATAGAAATGGCACGTCTATTAAAACAGCTGAAATCAGCCTCTGAGGATGAAGTACAAGAACTTATGATATCAATCATTAAGCATTAA
- a CDS encoding LacI family DNA-binding transcriptional regulator — MKSTINAKDVAKLAGVSQSSVSRVYFEGAKVSEKTRQKVLAAAKELGYRPNEFARSLITNQTKIIGLVMKGVQNPFYPQVLTQFTNSFKQHGYSVLFVHTNSDEIQTEDIETLLNYNVAGVVITDATMSLNVAEIFKETQIPLVFFNRKLSRSNFYSVCCNNLNAGRAIAHYLIENGMKDAVYISGNEDTSTSIEREQGFSEILEEHKVNYTKYASDYTYEGGYETAQLIGEQGNLPSAFFVANDIMALGVLDALRKQKVQVPEQVKVIGFDNISMSSWPAYELTTWEQPIEKMVEETVNYLLAEIGEYTGLVESVEIDGVLIERKTT; from the coding sequence ATGAAGTCTACTATTAATGCAAAAGATGTCGCAAAGCTCGCAGGTGTTTCACAATCATCTGTATCTAGAGTGTATTTTGAAGGAGCAAAAGTTTCTGAAAAAACACGTCAAAAAGTTTTGGCTGCGGCAAAAGAGTTGGGCTATCGTCCAAATGAATTTGCGAGAAGTCTAATCACAAATCAAACAAAAATTATTGGATTGGTTATGAAAGGTGTTCAAAATCCTTTTTATCCTCAAGTATTAACTCAATTTACAAACTCATTTAAACAGCATGGCTATAGCGTTTTGTTTGTCCATACAAATAGCGATGAAATCCAAACTGAAGATATTGAAACTTTGCTGAATTATAACGTAGCGGGAGTTGTTATTACGGATGCTACTATGTCATTAAATGTGGCAGAAATTTTTAAAGAAACTCAAATTCCACTCGTATTTTTCAACCGCAAACTAAGCCGTTCTAATTTTTATTCGGTCTGTTGCAATAACTTAAATGCTGGACGCGCAATCGCACATTATTTGATTGAGAATGGTATGAAGGATGCGGTGTATATTTCCGGCAATGAAGATACATCTACCAGTATAGAGCGCGAGCAAGGGTTTAGCGAAATACTCGAAGAACATAAAGTCAACTATACAAAATATGCATCAGATTATACATATGAAGGTGGCTACGAAACAGCTCAACTGATTGGTGAGCAAGGAAACTTACCATCAGCTTTTTTTGTGGCGAATGACATTATGGCTTTAGGTGTATTAGATGCATTACGAAAACAAAAAGTTCAAGTACCCGAACAAGTGAAAGTGATAGGTTTCGATAACATCAGTATGTCTTCTTGGCCAGCTTATGAACTGACGACATGGGAACAGCCAATCGAAAAAATGGTAGAAGAAACGGTAAATTATTTATTAGCTGAAATAGGCGAGTATACAGGGTTAGTAGAGTCTGTTGAAATAGATGGGGTGTTGATCGAACGGAAAACAACATAG
- a CDS encoding 3-hydroxyacyl-CoA dehydrogenase family protein, protein MEKISILGAGTMGHSIALSAAWANQTVNVYGINEQDLENADKGLNNKLNVMAKNELFTNEQAKEIRDRIKFTTSLEEAILEATFIIEVVPEVLELKQELYAKLESLVDDQVVIASNTSGFKPSLLAEDMNHPERFVITHFWNPAHLIPLVEVVKGQHTDEETVERAMAVLQKMNKKAIILHKEIPGFIGNRLQYALFREAQALLDAGAASKEDIDAAVTYSIGRRLPVTGPLMSADMGGLDVFSAISNYLFEDLATDQRSGKILTQLADENKLGDKAGEGYYSWDAKVSSEINEEREQTLIYFLKKDLK, encoded by the coding sequence ATGGAGAAAATTTCAATTCTTGGAGCAGGAACGATGGGACATTCGATTGCCTTATCAGCAGCATGGGCGAATCAAACTGTAAATGTTTATGGCATTAATGAGCAAGACTTAGAAAATGCGGATAAAGGTTTGAATAATAAACTTAATGTCATGGCGAAAAATGAATTGTTTACGAATGAACAAGCTAAAGAAATTAGAGATCGCATTAAATTCACTACTTCTTTAGAAGAGGCCATTTTAGAGGCTACTTTTATCATTGAAGTAGTGCCTGAGGTATTAGAATTAAAGCAAGAATTATACGCTAAATTAGAAAGTTTAGTAGATGACCAGGTTGTCATTGCTAGTAACACTTCAGGGTTTAAACCTAGTTTGTTAGCAGAGGATATGAACCATCCTGAGCGGTTCGTTATCACGCATTTTTGGAATCCCGCGCATCTTATTCCATTAGTGGAGGTAGTTAAAGGTCAGCACACAGATGAAGAGACGGTCGAACGAGCAATGGCAGTATTACAAAAAATGAATAAGAAGGCAATAATACTACATAAAGAAATTCCCGGATTTATTGGTAACCGTCTGCAATATGCATTATTCCGTGAAGCACAGGCGTTATTAGATGCTGGAGCAGCTTCGAAAGAAGATATTGATGCGGCAGTGACATATAGTATAGGTCGCCGGTTACCTGTGACAGGGCCATTAATGTCGGCTGATATGGGTGGACTGGATGTCTTCTCTGCAATCTCCAATTATTTATTTGAAGATTTAGCAACAGATCAACGCTCAGGTAAAATCTTGACTCAACTTGCAGATGAAAACAAACTTGGCGATAAAGCTGGTGAAGGCTATTATTCGTGGGATGCTAAAGTTTCATCGGAGATAAACGAAGAACGAGAGCAAACCTTAATTTATTTCTTGAAAAAAGATTTGAAATAG
- a CDS encoding SDR family NAD(P)-dependent oxidoreductase, protein MSAYFSELANKTVVVTGGSKGIGKDIALTFAKLKANVVISGRNKTVLESVLTELKVHNPNCIAVAGDLSNIAEVRNLIDKAASEFGTIDVLINNAGVNIAKPAIEVTEEDWDAVLDLNLKSAFFASQAAAKYMLQQKSGRIINIASQMAFVGYVKRAAYCSSKGGLVQLTKALAVEWAKQGIRVNAVAPTFIETELTARMFEDEEFKNDINNRILLDGLSQPEDISGAVLYLASNLANFVTGETIKVDGGWTAI, encoded by the coding sequence ATGAGCGCATATTTTTCAGAACTAGCAAACAAAACTGTAGTCGTTACGGGAGGTAGCAAAGGCATTGGTAAAGACATCGCTTTAACGTTTGCCAAATTAAAAGCCAATGTAGTGATATCCGGTAGGAATAAAACGGTGCTCGAATCCGTTCTAACTGAACTCAAAGTGCATAATCCTAACTGCATTGCGGTTGCAGGTGACTTAAGCAATATCGCAGAAGTCCGCAACTTGATCGACAAAGCGGCTTCAGAGTTTGGCACGATAGACGTATTGATCAACAATGCTGGTGTCAATATCGCTAAACCCGCTATAGAAGTAACAGAAGAAGACTGGGACGCTGTACTCGATTTAAATTTGAAATCCGCATTTTTTGCCAGTCAAGCTGCGGCCAAATATATGCTGCAACAAAAAAGTGGGCGTATCATTAACATAGCTTCTCAAATGGCTTTTGTTGGCTATGTTAAGCGTGCAGCCTATTGTTCAAGTAAGGGCGGTTTAGTGCAGCTAACAAAAGCACTAGCAGTTGAATGGGCAAAGCAAGGCATTCGCGTGAATGCAGTGGCACCGACTTTCATCGAAACAGAACTGACGGCTAGGATGTTCGAGGATGAGGAATTTAAAAACGATATCAACAATAGAATTTTGCTTGATGGCTTGTCACAGCCCGAAGATATTTCAGGAGCTGTCTTATATTTAGCGTCGAACTTAGCTAATTTTGTCACAGGCGAAACGATTAAAGTTGATGGGGGTTGGACGGCTATTTAA
- a CDS encoding nucleotide sugar dehydrogenase → MLHNLKIAIVGLGYVGLPVAVAFNQKYPVTGYDISKARIQALLLGVDKTNEISREELANSSINFTMDPLDLKRAGFIIIAVPSAIDENQIPDISALKEASKFVGNHMKKGAVVVYETIVAPGMTEEVCIPLLEKYSGYENGKEFFVGYSPPRTLAGDKKNNFYTVKKVIASQSSEVTEFLSHVYGSVVNGGIYKAPSIRVAETAKLIENIQRDVNIALMNELALICERLKIDTQEVLATAGSKRDFVKVAPSLVGGKEIELASFYLTDQVKALGHQSEVILQGRKLNDRMGQFVAKVLIKKMMQKNIDLAKGLVTILGISFKEDVPDLRNSKVVDIVKELRLHGIKVQIADPYASTEDVYSYYSTELSSHQELQPAHAVVLAVPHKPYKDTSWKLFEGLLIEQQGIVIDIKGVLEVTTKPEKIQLWRL, encoded by the coding sequence ATGTTACACAATCTAAAAATAGCAATAGTTGGATTGGGTTATGTCGGATTGCCCGTAGCGGTTGCTTTTAATCAGAAATATCCAGTTACAGGCTATGACATAAGTAAAGCCAGAATACAGGCTCTGTTATTAGGGGTAGATAAAACAAATGAAATAAGTCGTGAAGAATTGGCTAATTCATCAATCAACTTTACAATGGACCCTTTAGATTTGAAAAGAGCAGGTTTTATCATTATAGCTGTGCCATCAGCTATTGATGAAAATCAGATACCGGATATCTCCGCTTTAAAAGAAGCGAGTAAATTCGTAGGAAACCACATGAAAAAAGGAGCGGTAGTGGTTTACGAAACAATTGTGGCACCTGGAATGACAGAAGAAGTCTGTATCCCTTTGTTGGAAAAATATTCGGGGTATGAAAATGGCAAAGAGTTTTTTGTCGGCTATTCTCCGCCAAGAACATTGGCTGGCGACAAAAAGAATAATTTTTACACAGTGAAAAAAGTGATTGCAAGTCAAAGTTCAGAAGTGACAGAGTTCTTATCACATGTATATGGCAGTGTAGTGAATGGTGGAATTTACAAGGCGCCTTCGATTCGTGTCGCTGAAACAGCAAAATTAATAGAAAATATTCAACGAGACGTAAATATAGCTTTGATGAACGAACTGGCATTAATATGTGAGCGTTTAAAAATCGATACCCAGGAAGTACTTGCTACAGCCGGAAGTAAACGCGACTTTGTAAAAGTTGCCCCAAGTCTTGTCGGTGGAAAAGAAATCGAACTTGCTTCATTTTATTTGACAGATCAAGTGAAAGCTTTAGGTCATCAATCTGAAGTGATTTTACAGGGCCGCAAATTAAATGATCGCATGGGTCAATTTGTAGCTAAAGTATTAATTAAGAAAATGATGCAAAAAAATATCGATTTAGCTAAAGGGCTTGTAACAATATTAGGAATTTCTTTTAAAGAAGATGTTCCAGACTTACGGAATTCTAAAGTTGTAGATATTGTTAAAGAGTTGAGACTGCACGGTATCAAAGTTCAAATAGCTGACCCATATGCTTCTACAGAAGATGTTTATAGTTATTATTCTACAGAATTGTCGTCTCATCAAGAGCTGCAACCGGCACATGCAGTTGTTTTAGCTGTTCCGCATAAACCTTACAAAGATACTAGTTGGAAGCTGTTTGAAGGCTTGTTGATCGAACAGCAAGGAATAGTCATTGATATTAAAGGTGTGTTAGAAGTAACTACAAAGCCAGAAAAAATTCAATTATGGCGTTTATAG
- a CDS encoding CpsD/CapB family tyrosine-protein kinase, translated as MRTANKTKRLMPRKLVVRTNPHSIAAEQYRTIRTNINFSIPELGSKIILFTSASKEEGKSTTAANMAIVFAETGKRVLLIDADMRRPTLYRTFQLSNNTGLSNLLLGKGNLKQSVKASGIPNLDLLMSGQIPPNPAELLESGILDELMAEMREVYDYVLFDSPPILSVTDAKILANRCDGTVLVVNTGKSEKVSVEKARDSLATAKSFILGVVLNNYPLTSENYYYHNYSE; from the coding sequence ATGCGGACAGCGAACAAGACAAAAAGATTAATGCCAAGAAAACTGGTAGTTCGTACTAACCCACATTCAATTGCAGCAGAACAATACCGAACAATTCGAACAAATATTAACTTTTCAATTCCTGAGTTAGGGTCGAAAATCATTTTGTTTACCTCGGCTTCTAAAGAAGAAGGAAAGTCTACAACTGCTGCGAATATGGCCATCGTTTTTGCAGAAACAGGAAAAAGAGTCCTGTTGATTGACGCTGATATGCGCCGTCCTACATTATATAGAACTTTTCAATTAAGCAATAATACAGGGCTGTCCAATTTACTCTTAGGAAAAGGAAACTTGAAGCAATCAGTTAAAGCAAGTGGGATTCCTAATTTGGATTTGCTTATGAGTGGACAAATTCCACCTAATCCAGCTGAATTATTGGAATCGGGAATATTGGATGAGTTAATGGCAGAAATGCGGGAAGTTTATGATTATGTACTCTTTGATTCTCCTCCAATACTATCCGTTACAGATGCTAAAATTTTAGCGAACAGATGTGATGGAACGGTATTGGTAGTCAATACAGGAAAATCGGAAAAAGTTAGTGTTGAAAAAGCACGAGATTCTTTAGCAACCGCAAAATCCTTTATTTTAGGCGTGGTTTTAAATAATTATCCACTAACTAGTGAAAACTATTATTACCATAACTATAGTGAGTAA
- a CDS encoding GntP family permease, whose translation MLGMIGMFGGLILLIILTMRGMNLLIAAPLTALFVALLNGLPLFPQLAEEGAANFLTNYMTGFTGFIASWYLMFLTGAIFGKVMEDSGAADSVSKWIVGKIGMKRAALAVVLACAVLTYGGVSLFVVAFSVYPMALSLFRQADLPRRFIPAALAFGSTTFTMTSAGSPEIQNWIPIEFLGTSPYAGWEVSILVALFMMIFGYWWLKKMISKAMAKGERFVSRKTDPSAEARTELPDPLLSMVPLLVVLGISFLFHNSLGTSALIIALTGGIATTYFINRKYFRDIGHAFSEGALGAVIAIANTAAVVGFGGVVKATPSFEVAVDVMTGIPGSPLIGGALAVAIIAGLTGSSSGGQAIALPLLAPHYLDMGVDPEALHRTVSISSGSLDSMPQGGYVVTTIRSIAGETHKDAYPAFGALTVVVPLIGAVLAVVLFSLGL comes from the coding sequence ATGCTTGGCATGATTGGAATGTTTGGCGGTTTAATTTTATTAATCATTTTAACAATGCGTGGTATGAACTTACTGATTGCAGCACCATTAACAGCATTATTTGTCGCACTATTGAATGGACTGCCGTTGTTTCCTCAGCTCGCTGAGGAGGGTGCAGCTAACTTTTTAACAAATTATATGACTGGCTTTACAGGGTTTATCGCATCTTGGTATTTGATGTTTTTAACGGGAGCGATATTCGGTAAAGTAATGGAAGACAGTGGTGCAGCTGATAGTGTTTCTAAATGGATTGTTGGAAAAATTGGGATGAAACGAGCTGCGTTAGCTGTTGTTCTAGCGTGTGCGGTCTTGACTTATGGTGGCGTTAGTTTGTTCGTCGTAGCTTTTTCCGTATATCCGATGGCACTCAGCTTGTTTAGACAAGCAGATTTGCCGCGCCGTTTTATACCAGCAGCACTTGCATTTGGTTCTACTACATTTACGATGACTTCAGCTGGTTCGCCAGAAATTCAAAACTGGATTCCAATTGAATTTTTAGGAACTTCTCCATATGCAGGTTGGGAAGTTAGTATTCTAGTTGCACTGTTCATGATGATTTTTGGTTATTGGTGGTTAAAGAAAATGATTTCCAAAGCCATGGCAAAAGGAGAACGTTTTGTTTCCCGTAAAACTGATCCATCTGCAGAAGCACGTACAGAGTTGCCAGATCCACTACTTAGTATGGTTCCATTGCTTGTAGTATTAGGAATTTCGTTTCTTTTCCACAACTCACTTGGAACTTCAGCATTAATCATTGCATTAACCGGAGGAATTGCAACTACTTACTTTATTAATAGAAAATATTTCCGAGATATTGGTCATGCTTTTAGTGAAGGTGCATTAGGTGCTGTTATTGCCATTGCCAACACGGCAGCAGTAGTTGGATTTGGTGGCGTTGTCAAAGCAACTCCTTCTTTTGAAGTAGCGGTAGATGTTATGACGGGCATTCCAGGTAGTCCATTAATTGGCGGTGCCTTAGCAGTAGCTATTATTGCAGGCTTGACTGGCTCTTCTTCTGGAGGACAAGCAATTGCATTGCCACTTCTGGCGCCTCATTATTTAGACATGGGCGTCGATCCCGAAGCATTACACAGAACAGTTTCTATTTCTTCAGGGTCATTAGATTCAATGCCTCAAGGCGGTTATGTCGTAACAACAATCCGCTCAATTGCTGGTGAAACGCATAAAGATGCATACCCAGCGTTTGGTGCTTTGACTGTAGTGGTTCCTTTAATAGGAGCAGTTCTTGCAGTTGTATTATTCTCACTAGGACTATAA
- the hisD gene encoding histidinol dehydrogenase — MVKILKAGKSQEEVSANDSQVSKIVAEALQSVETRGDEAVRELSAKFDKWEPASFRLSQEEIDEIVSKVPNDVIEDIKFAQKNIREFAEAQLASLSDVEVENIPGVILGHKNIPVNSVGCYIPGGRYPMVASAHMSVMTAKVAGVKRVIACTPPINGEIPNATIAAMSLAGADEIYLLGGIQAMAAMAIGTETIESVDMIVGPGNAFVAEAKRQLYGRVGIDLFAGPTETLVVADHTADAEMVATDLLGQGEHGPTSPGALITTSEELANETVKEIERQLETLVTADVARVSWDDYGQILLVDSIEEARIEADRLAFEHVEILTENPDYFLENMTNYGCLFLGPETNVAYGDKVIGTNHTLPTKGAARYTGGLWVGKFIKTVTYQKVTPEASAYIGEYAARLCQLENFAGHAEQALLRVRRYGKK; from the coding sequence ATGGTGAAAATTTTAAAAGCAGGTAAATCACAAGAAGAAGTAAGCGCTAACGACTCACAGGTTTCAAAAATTGTAGCAGAAGCTTTACAGTCTGTTGAAACACGTGGAGACGAGGCTGTCCGTGAGCTATCAGCGAAATTCGACAAATGGGAACCGGCATCATTCCGTTTATCGCAAGAGGAGATTGATGAAATCGTTTCCAAAGTACCAAATGATGTGATTGAAGATATTAAGTTTGCTCAGAAAAATATTCGTGAATTTGCAGAAGCTCAATTAGCCTCTTTAAGTGATGTAGAAGTTGAAAACATTCCTGGGGTTATTCTTGGACATAAAAATATACCAGTTAATAGTGTAGGTTGTTATATCCCAGGTGGACGTTACCCAATGGTTGCCTCGGCTCATATGAGTGTTATGACGGCTAAAGTGGCAGGCGTTAAACGTGTCATCGCATGTACTCCACCGATAAATGGTGAAATTCCAAATGCGACAATTGCAGCAATGTCACTTGCTGGAGCAGATGAAATTTATTTGCTTGGCGGAATTCAGGCGATGGCGGCGATGGCAATTGGAACTGAAACAATCGAATCAGTCGACATGATTGTTGGACCTGGCAACGCATTTGTAGCTGAAGCTAAACGTCAATTGTACGGACGTGTTGGGATCGATTTATTTGCTGGACCAACAGAAACTTTAGTTGTTGCAGATCATACGGCTGATGCTGAAATGGTAGCGACAGATTTACTAGGACAAGGTGAGCATGGACCAACTTCACCAGGCGCATTAATCACGACTTCAGAAGAGTTGGCGAATGAGACTGTTAAAGAAATTGAACGTCAATTAGAAACATTAGTAACGGCAGACGTGGCACGTGTTTCATGGGATGATTATGGACAGATTTTATTGGTCGATTCAATCGAAGAAGCACGTATTGAAGCAGATCGCTTAGCATTTGAACATGTTGAGATCTTAACGGAAAATCCGGATTATTTCCTTGAAAACATGACGAACTATGGTTGCTTATTCCTTGGACCAGAAACGAATGTAGCGTACGGAGATAAAGTAATTGGTACTAACCACACATTACCGACAAAAGGTGCAGCTCGTTATACTGGCGGATTATGGGTTGGGAAGTTTATTAAAACCGTTACTTATCAAAAAGTGACACCAGAAGCGAGTGCTTATATTGGTGAGTATGCAGCACGATTATGCCAACTTGAAAACTTCGCAGGGCACGCTGAACAAGCGCTTCTCAGAGTAAGAAGATACGGTAAAAAATAA
- a CDS encoding NAD(P)-dependent malic enzyme, with the protein MSNLKNDSLQLHRAHQGKLEIRSKVAVENEKDLSLAYSPGVAEPCREIAADPSKVHEYTMKSNMVAVVTDGTAVLGLGNIGPLASLPVMEGKAILFKEFAGVDAFPICLDTTDAETIIQTVKLLEPGFGGVNLEDISAPTCFIVEERLKKEMGIPVFHDDQHGTAIVTLAGLINALKLVGKDVQETKIVVNGAGAAGIAIVKLLSKFGFAHLIMCDTKGAIYKGRKNGMNPFKAEVAEMSNYERKEGLLADVIQGADVFIGVSAEGALTEDMVRTMNSDAIIFAMANPNPEILPHLAKQAGARVVGTGRSDFPNQVNNVLAFPGLFRGALDVLATDINDAMKIAAVEAIAGLLETDELHEDYVIPKPFDLRVASAVAAAVAKAAIETGVARKTIAIDDLKQKTASLSAVGENQN; encoded by the coding sequence ATGTCCAATCTAAAAAATGATTCGCTACAATTGCATAGAGCGCATCAAGGGAAATTAGAAATCCGTTCAAAAGTAGCGGTAGAAAATGAAAAGGACTTGAGTCTTGCTTATTCTCCAGGAGTAGCAGAACCGTGCAGAGAAATTGCAGCTGATCCATCGAAAGTTCATGAATACACGATGAAAAGCAATATGGTTGCTGTTGTAACAGATGGCACTGCAGTTCTAGGTCTTGGTAATATAGGTCCTCTAGCATCTTTACCCGTCATGGAAGGAAAAGCAATTTTGTTTAAAGAGTTTGCAGGAGTAGATGCTTTCCCGATTTGTTTAGACACAACAGACGCTGAAACCATCATTCAAACTGTGAAATTACTTGAACCAGGATTTGGCGGAGTCAACCTTGAGGATATCTCAGCTCCGACTTGTTTTATCGTAGAAGAACGGTTAAAGAAAGAAATGGGTATTCCAGTATTTCATGACGATCAACATGGCACGGCTATTGTGACACTTGCAGGCTTGATTAATGCATTGAAATTGGTTGGAAAAGACGTGCAGGAAACAAAAATTGTCGTAAACGGAGCAGGGGCTGCAGGAATTGCAATCGTCAAACTACTAAGTAAGTTTGGCTTTGCTCATCTCATTATGTGTGATACAAAAGGAGCCATCTATAAAGGTCGTAAGAATGGCATGAATCCATTTAAAGCAGAAGTGGCTGAAATGAGTAATTACGAACGGAAAGAAGGCTTACTCGCGGACGTGATACAAGGTGCGGATGTTTTTATCGGCGTATCAGCAGAAGGGGCATTAACTGAAGATATGGTGCGAACGATGAATAGCGATGCGATCATCTTTGCTATGGCGAATCCGAACCCTGAAATTCTACCGCACCTGGCAAAACAAGCTGGAGCACGAGTTGTTGGGACAGGACGTTCTGACTTTCCAAATCAAGTTAACAATGTTTTAGCATTTCCTGGGCTCTTTAGAGGGGCGTTAGATGTACTAGCTACCGATATTAACGATGCAATGAAAATTGCTGCTGTTGAAGCAATTGCAGGCTTATTAGAAACAGATGAGCTGCATGAAGATTATGTGATTCCAAAACCATTTGATTTACGTGTAGCTTCAGCAGTTGCTGCGGCAGTTGCTAAAGCAGCTATTGAAACAGGAGTAGCTCGGAAAACCATTGCAATCGATGACTTAAAGCAAAAAACAGCTAGTTTATCGGCAGTTGGAGAAAATCAAAATTAA
- a CDS encoding YveK family protein: MESTFNLNKFLKAMHKRKALIIFITLAFVVFAAVASYTIMKPVYKATTQILVNQNTTSSQEVNSLDINTNLQLIGTYNVIIKSPAILNTVIEELKLEESAQSLTERITVNNVDSSQVVTVSVEDSSMNQAVLVANTIAQVFQKEIQQMMKVDNVSILATAEMTASPKPIRPDPVFNMALGAVVGLVFGVAITLILDQLNTTVRSEEDIEEMAGLQILGIVSPVDSNMKMEKPSNLTDRLEKDMYADSEQDKKINAKKTGSSY, from the coding sequence ATGGAGAGTACATTTAATCTAAATAAATTCCTGAAAGCGATGCACAAGAGAAAAGCTTTAATCATTTTTATTACTCTCGCGTTTGTTGTGTTTGCTGCGGTAGCGAGCTATACGATTATGAAGCCGGTTTATAAAGCGACCACTCAAATTTTAGTAAATCAAAACACTACAAGTAGTCAAGAAGTGAACAGTCTTGATATTAATACTAATCTTCAATTAATCGGTACCTATAACGTCATTATTAAAAGCCCTGCTATTTTAAATACTGTAATTGAAGAGTTAAAACTTGAAGAGAGTGCTCAATCCTTAACAGAACGAATTACAGTTAACAATGTTGATAGTTCACAAGTCGTAACTGTATCTGTCGAGGACTCATCGATGAACCAGGCTGTACTTGTTGCGAATACAATTGCGCAGGTTTTTCAAAAAGAAATACAACAAATGATGAAAGTTGATAATGTCAGTATATTGGCTACAGCTGAGATGACTGCAAGTCCAAAGCCTATTCGTCCTGATCCGGTTTTCAATATGGCATTAGGTGCAGTTGTGGGCTTGGTATTCGGAGTAGCCATTACGTTGATTTTGGATCAACTAAACACGACTGTGCGTTCTGAAGAAGATATTGAAGAAATGGCAGGACTGCAAATTTTAGGAATTGTGAGTCCTGTAGATAGCAATATGAAAATGGAGAAGCCATCAAATTTAACAGACAGATTGGAGAAGGATATGTATGCGGACAGCGAACAAGACAAAAAGATTAATGCCAAGAAAACTGGTAGTTCGTACTAA
- a CDS encoding sugar-transfer associated ATP-grasp domain-containing protein: MGEEKYHSENIFDEVFGGNVPFQNDDMIEQHPYLNKIYPYSLNIIHLVTYCENNTVALLSGSLELGLIDSTNGFEEQLGEVSCGLDQEGNLKPYAYNLKTLQKIDKHPQTRFVFEGSQIPHFDKLKSYAINLHIQNKVDDVISWKLALDSKGKAILITWLKEKENLL, from the coding sequence ATGGGAGAAGAGAAATATCATAGTGAAAATATTTTCGACGAAGTTTTTGGGGGAAATGTGCCATTCCAAAATGACGATATGATAGAACAACATCCCTATTTAAATAAAATTTACCCATATTCGTTGAATATTATCCATTTGGTCACTTATTGCGAAAATAACACGGTAGCATTATTATCGGGAAGTCTAGAGCTAGGCTTAATAGATAGTACTAATGGATTTGAAGAGCAACTTGGAGAAGTTTCGTGCGGCTTAGATCAAGAGGGGAATTTAAAGCCATATGCGTATAATTTAAAAACTCTTCAAAAAATCGACAAGCATCCTCAAACGCGTTTTGTTTTTGAGGGAAGTCAAATCCCTCATTTTGATAAACTCAAATCTTATGCGATTAACCTGCATATTCAAAATAAAGTAGACGATGTGATTTCATGGAAATTGGCTCTCGATTCAAAAGGCAAGGCTATTTTAATTACTTGGTTAAAGGAGAAAGAAAACTTATTGTAA